The Microterricola viridarii nucleotide sequence CGAAGTGCAGCAGCAGCCGGGCGCCGCCGTGCGGGCCGAGCTCGTCCGGCAGCTCGAAGTCGCGGCGGTAGTGCAGCCACTGCCCCGGCTGCAGCTGGCGCTCGACGCCGGAGAGGGCCGACTCGGGCGAGAACGGCACGATGATCTCCCCGTCGAGACGGGACGGCACGCCCTCGGTCGCGGTGATCGCGTAGCCCCAGCGCCCGTTCAGGCTGTGGAAGCTGTCGCGCACCAGCTGCGGCCGGGGGTATTCGGGCAGCGGGTTGTCGGGGTCCAGCGCCTCCCCCCACGGTGTCAGCAGCCGGCCGAGGGCGCGCGTGCGGCTCATCGCGCCCGCCCTCGCTCGAACTCCGGCTCCCGCGATCGCGTCCGCTCACGGCGCTGCAGCGCGAGTGCCGGCACCAGCACGAACAGGGTGACGATGGCGGCGGCGACGAAGATGCCGCCGGTCGGCACCTGCTTGGCCACGCCGAGCTCCTCGTACGTCTCGCCGGCCCCGCTGATGACGGCGGCCCCGATGAACGGGCCGATCAGCATCGGCACCAGGATGGCGAAGATCATCCGGAGCCCCTGCACGGAGCCGACCCGGTCCACGGGCGAGAAGTTGCGCACCGAGGCGCCGATCGCGGCGACCATGAGCATGAAGCCGCTCATCATGAACAGCCCGGCGACGATGACGAAGACGGTGTCGCGCGCGAGCGACATCAGCACGAGGCCGAGCACGTAGATCGCGGCGATCGGCAGGATCGAGCGCACCGTGCCGACCCGGTCGATCACCCGGCCGCCGAGCACGCTGACGACGGCGGCGCCGAGCAGCACGACGCCGAGCACGAGCGCGTACTCCTGGATCCGCAGGGTGCGCTGGATGTAGATGATCAGGTAGGGCAGGAACACCTGGGTGGAGATGCCGAACACGGCCCACGCGGCGAGGGCCAGGTAGAGCCGGGGGTTGGCCCGCACCACGGAGGGCCGCAGCCCGTGCGCGATCGAGCGGAACACCCGGTCGCTCTGCCTGGCCGGGTTCGGAACGTCCCGGATCAGGAACCAGGCCAGCACGCCGACGAGCATCGTGGCGACGCCGATGATGCCGAAGAACTCGCGCCACTGTCCGGCCCGGGTGAAGCCGTCCAGGGCGCCGAAGACGATCAGCATGCTGAGCAGCGGCAGCGCGGCGAGCACCGACTCCACCTTGGCCCGGTTGCCCACGCTGGTCACATCGGTGACCCAGGCGTTGAAGGCGGCGTCGTTGGCGCTGGAGCCGATGAAGCTCATGACGCAGTCGAGCAGGATGACGATGAGCACGGTCAGGGCCACGGCGTCGATCACGGGCACCAGCCGTCCGATGCCGTCGACAGAGACGAAGCCGAATGCGGCCGTCGAGAGCCCCCAGAGCAGGTAGCCGGCCACGATGAACAGGCGGCGCTTGCCGATCCTGTCGCTGATCGCCCCGACCAGCAGGGTGGCGAGGGTGGCGGCGATGGCGCTGGCCGCGACCATCGCCGCGAGCACGTTCGGGTCGTCGGTGATGGTGTCGTAGACGAACACGTTGAGGTACATGTTCTCGAGCGTCCAGGCGATCTGGCCGACCAGGCCCACGATGACGACGGCGAACCAGCGCCGGGCCCCGAGCGAGGCGGGCAGCGCGCGCACCGGCGCGGGGGCGACCTCAGACAGGGTCGTGTCGTCGGGGGTGGTCATCAGTGCGGGCTCCCATCGCGATCATCGTTGATCGCCCAGAACGGCGCCGGTCAGCCCCGGCGCTTGGAGCACTACTCTAGCGACCCGGCGCGCTCAGACCTCGCTGCTGCCCGGCGGAGGCAACTCGACGAGGGCGGGGACGGGGTCGGCGGCATCCGCCTGTGGCCAGAATGTGCGCAGCAGCGAGTCGGGCAGCTCGATCGTGCCGGCCCGGCGCGGGTCGATGTAGCGGTCGGTGTTCGTGCCGAGCGCCTTGACGTCGTCGTGCAGCCGCTCCATCGTGACGTCCAGCCGGCTCGCGGTGGCCGCGGCATCGCGCAGCTCGGCGAGCAGGCTCTCGGGAACGTCGCCGTCGTACTTGTAGTAGATCTTGTGCTCGAGGCTCGCCCAGAAATCCATCGCGATGGTGCGGATCTGCACCTCGACCTTGACCGGGTGCACCCGCTCGGAGAGGAAGACGGGCACCTCGACGAGCATGTGCAGGCTCTGGTAGCCGTTCTCCTTGGGCGCGGCGATGTAGTCGCGCACCTGCAGCACCGTGATGTCGTCCTGGGCGGCGATCATCTCGAAGACCCGGTAGGCGTCGGAGATGAAGCTGCAGGTGACGCGCACGCCGGCGATGTCGTGCACCTCGGCGGCAATCTGCTCGATCGTCGGCTCCAGGCCCTTGCGCACCGCCTTGGCCAGAATGCTCTCCGGGCTCTTCAGCCGCGAGCTGACGTGCTCGATCGGGCTGTAGTCGTTGCGGTGGCTGAACTCCTCGCGCAGGATGTTCAGCTTCGTCATGATCTCGTCGATCCCGAACTTGTACTCGAGCATCATGCCCTCGAACTGATGCCGAACGCGGTTGAGCTCCTCGAGTTCGGGGCTGAGCTGCACGGGGTCCTGGTGTCCTGACATGATGCTGCGATCCTCGCAGAGCCAGCTGGCCGCGCGCTTGGAGTACACCCCGGATTTCGGATGCCGCGCGCGCCGCGCTTGCGTCGCCTTTCTCCGGTGCTCAGTCCAGGCCGAACTCGCCCAGGTAGACCCAGCGGCCGCCCTCGCGCACGAATCTGCTGCTCTCGTGCTGGGAGCCACGGCCATCGGGGCCGCGGTAGTAGGCGATGAACTCGACGGCGCCCTCGGCGTCGAGCAGGCCGCCGCCGCTCGTGCCCTCGATGTCGAGGCGGTACCAGCGCAGATAGTCGTCGAGTTCGAGTGCGGCCGGGCGGGTGCTCGTGTGCCAGCTGCGCAACAGGTAGTCGGCGTCACCGACGGCGAAGGCCGAGAAGCGGGAGCGCATCAGGGCCTCGGCGGTCGCGGCATCCGCCTGCCCGCGGTGCAGCCGGCCGCAGCAGGCCCCATAGGTCTCGCCGCTCAGGCAGGGGCAGCGGTCGGCGTCGTCGATCGGCCCGGCGCTCATTCGGGCAGCCCGGTCGCGACGGCGTCGCCGAGCCAGGACTCGGCCACCCAGTCGGGCCCGTCGCTGTTCAGCACGACGACCCCGGTGTTGGTCAGCACCCGTTGGGAGACGAAGGCGGCGTCGAGGTTGCGCACCGAGTAGCCGGCCCAGGAGCGCAGCATCGCGCCGTGGCTGACCAGGGCGGCGCTCTCGACCCCGGATGCCGCGATCTCCGCGATCACCTCGTCGAAGCGCCCGAACGCCTCGTGGCCGTTCTCCCCGCCGCGAATCCGGGCGTCGAGCTCGCCCGCGGCCCAGGCCATGCAGGTCTCGATGTACTCCATCACGGAGCGCCGGTCGGTGAGCATCTCCAGCTCTCCGGCGGTGATCTCGCGGAGCCCGTCGCGCACGCCCAGCTCGACGGAGCGCAGGCGCGCCAGCGGCGCGGCTGTCTGCTGGGCCCGCAGCTGCGAGGAGGCGTAGACGGCGGCGATCGGCTCGGCGCCCAGCAGCTCCCCGATCGCGCTCGCCTGCTGCATCCCGAGCTCGGTCAGGGCGGGCCCCGGCACCGCGGTGTCCAGCGCGCCGATCACATTCGAGGGGGTCTGGCCGTGGCGGATCAGAAAGAGGCGCATGGCCTCGACTCTACGCGGCACGGCTGGCAGGCCCGGCGGGCACCGCGGCGCAGACCCCCCGATCAGGTTACTTCCCGTCAAATATTGGACTCTGTGCACGAAACGGGCGATAGGTTCGTAGTTCCGTGCTCTCCCTCGGCGCCGGCCGTCGGGGCAGCCGGCTTCCCGCCCTTCAAGCAACGAGGACACCATGACTGACACCCGCACATCCCTCGACCAGCCCCGCCAGGACGAGGGCTACTTCGGGCCCGACAGTGTCAGCTGGCGCCTCTTCGCCGACCCCTCCTCGAAGCTGGGCGGCGTCGCCGCCATCCTGCTGCAGGCTCTGAACCCGCACATGATGCGCCTGTTCGACGCCGTCAGCGTGATGGACGCCGACCCACAGGGCCGGTCAGAGCGCACCGCCCGCTACATCGACACCACCATCTTCGGCGACAAGGCGCACGCGGATGCCGCAGGCCTCTCGGTGCAGCGCATGCACGCGCACGCCCAGTGGACCGACCCGGTCACGGGCGAGACGCTGCGCGCCGACACCATGGAGTGGCTGGTCTGGACCCACAACACGGTGACGTGGGGCGTGCTGCGCGGCGCCGACGCCTTCGGGCCGGAGCTGAGCGTGGCCGAGCAGGACGCCTTCGTGAAGGAACAGCACATCGCCGCGCGCTTGGCCGGCATCGACCCGGACACCATCGCCTCCACCCGCGCCGAGCTCGACGCCTACATCGAGGAGCAGAAGACCTGGATGTCGCTCTGCCTGCCGGCCGCCGAGCTCTCCCGGGCGCTGCGCAAGCCGAGCTTCCGCGGCAACCCGATCAACGTCTGGACCGGCATCGTCATCCAGGACGGCATCCTCTCGCTGCTGCCCGACTGGGCGCTGCTCCTGTACGGCGTCGCCGGCCGCCCGATGAATCTGAAGAGCGCCGCCCGCACCAGCAAGGGCATGCTCGCCGCCGCACGGCGCAACACCAGCTACGAAGATGTCATCACCGGGTTCACGACCCGGGTCGACACGCACCCGTACCGCAAGGTGCGCACCCGCGCCTAGCCCGCAGCAGCCGGCCCTCACCACACCCCACCAGCACCAGCACCAGCACCAGCATCCGCACCCGCACCCGCATCAGAGAAGTGACAATGCCCTCCGCCACCACCGACCCCCTCGGTTTCCGCTCCCTCCTGACGGGGCTGCCGCTGGCGGCCTGGCGCCAACTGCGCTTCGGCGGTTGGCGGATGCTGCTGCTCTACGGCATCCTGCAGGGCATCGTCGCGCTGATCTGCGCGCCGATCCTGCGCTGGCTGTTCGGCGAGGCACTGGCGGCGGCCGGCCTGCACTCCGTCGACATGGCGACCATCGGCGGCCTGTTCGGCACGCCCCTCTCGCTCGGCCTGCTCGCGGCGATCCTCGCCTTCGCGCTCTGCGTCGTCTCCCTGCAGCTGATGGTGCTGGTCCTCTCCACCCGGCGGGTGCGCCTGGGCGAGGCCATCACGGTCCGCACGGTGGCCGGCGACACCGCGCGGGTGCTGAAGAAGCTGTTCAGGCCCGGCTCGCTGGCCCTGCTCTGGTACCTGTTCCTGGTGCTGCCGCTGGCTCAGTTCGGCTTCCTCTCCGTGCTCACCCATGCGATCGCTATCCCCTCCTTCGTGAGCGGCGAGCTGGTCAAGACGGTGCCGGGCATGATCGGCTACCTCGCCTTCCTCGTCGTCGCCGGCATCATCAACGTGCGCCTGGCGCTCACCATCCCGCTGTTCGCGCTCGGCAACGTCGGCGGCCTCCGTGCGATGCGGGTGAGCTGGCGGATGACGAAGCGGCCGGACCTGCCGCTGCAACTGGCCTTCCTGCTGGTGCTCGTCACCTCCGGGGTCGCCTTCGCCGGCCTCGTCGCGCTCAGCATGCTGCCGACGGCGCTCACCGACCTGGTGGCAGCGGACCTCTCCCCCGGTGTAGCCGCGGTCAGCCTGGCGCTGGCCCAGTTGGGCGGGCTGCTGCTGGTCGGGGCGTCGGTGGTCGGCTTCGCGGCTGTGCTGGTCGAGCTGCTCGCCCGTGCCCGCGGCCTGTTGCCCGCCGACGTCGAGCTGCTCGACCTCGGCAGCGTGCCGGCATCCGCGCTCGAGAAGAAGGGCTCGCCCGGGCGACGCCGGGCCGGCCTGGCCGCGCTCGGCTCGCTGCTGGTGGCCACCGTCGTGCTCAGCATGGTGAACGTCCCCATCATGACCGCGATGAGCCTGCATCCGCAGACGCTGGTGCTCGGCCACCGCGGGTTCAGCGGCGGCGGTGTCGAGAACACGATCTCGGGCCTGGACGCGGCCCGCGCTGCCAGGGCGGACCTCGTCGAGATGGACGTGATGCAGACCGCGGACGGAGGACTGGTCGCCATGCACGACGCCAACCTCTCCCGCCTGGCCGGCATGTCGGTGACCGTCGCCGAGCTCACCCTGGACGAGATCACCCAGATCACCGTGAGCGATCTGCAGGGCAACAGCGACACGATCCCGTCGTTCCGCGACTACGCCCTGCACGCCCAGCAGATCGGCATGCCGCTGCTGGTGGAGATCAAGCTGCACGGGCAGGAGAAGCCCGGCTTCGTGGAGGATGTCGTCGCCGAGCTGGAGTCGATCGACGCCCTCGAGGCCAACATCTACCACTCGCTCAGCAAGCCGAGCATCGAGCAGTTGAAGCGGCTGCGCCCCGGCCTCTACACCGGGTACACCATGGCATTCGCCGGGGTCGCGGCGCCCGACACCATCGCCGACTTCATCGTCGTCGAGGAGTGGTCGTACAACACCGAGCTGCGCGACTCGGCGACGGCGGCCGGCCTCGGCATGTACGTCTGGACGGTCAACGACGAGCTGCGGCAGCGGCAGATGCTCCGCGACGGCGTGCACGGCATCATCACCGACGCCCCCGACCTGGCCGTCGGCTCGCGCGACGGGATGCACCGCGAGAGCGGGCTGGCCGCGACGCTGTTCGACGCGCTGATGCGCTTCGTCGTGGTGGTGTAGCGCTGGATCAGGCGGCTTTCGGCGTGATGTTCACCATCCAGTCGACGCCGTAGCGGTCGGTGCACATGCCGAAGGCGGCGCCCCACGGCGACGTCTCCAGCGGCACCGTCATGCTGCCGCCGTCGACGAGCTTCTCCCAGTAGCCGCGCAGCACGGCCTCGTCGTCTCCGCTCAGTGAGATCGACGTGCCGTTCTTGAACTGCTCCGTCTGCATGTGCTTGGGGGTGTCGGACCCCATCAGCACGATGCCGTGATCTCCGTCGATCTGACCGTGCATGATCTTGTCGGCCTCATCCGGTTCGGCATTGTTCGGCATCTCGCCAAAGGTGGTGAGCGTGAGGGTGCCGCCGAACACCGAGTGGTAGTACTCCATCGCCTCGCGGGCGATATCGATGAAGCTGAGGTACGGGTTGAGCACAACGGACATGATCGGCCTTTCGTCGGGGTCCCCGAGCCGATTATCGCCCTGCCGCGCGCGGCGCGCTAGTGCCGCCGTTCAGAGTGCGGATGCCGCGCGCAGGCGTCCCGGCAGGAAGGGCAGCAGCGGCGGCGTGTAGACGAGCGCGGCCGGCGGGGTCTCGGCGAAGACGTGCACGGCCGTGCCGTAACGCCACAACCGGTTGAAGACGAAGACCTGCAGAACGGCGGATGCCCCCACGCGCTCGCCCGCGCTCGGCAGCTGCCAGGTGCCGACGCCCCACTGCGCCGGCTGGCCGCGCCCGGCGATGACGACGGTCGGCTTCGAGCGCCAGCTGAACAGCGGGCGCTTCAGCGTGAGCTGGAGGCGGTGGGCGGGTTCTGCGGGCATCGCCCCAGCCTAGGGCGCTCGGCCCCTGCCCCATCGCCTACGCTTGAACATCATGGTCAGCAGACGAGAAGCAGCGATCCGCCTCGACATCCCGTTCGAGATGGCGACGCGCAACGGCATCCCCTCGCGCCTCAGCGAGGAAGAGCTCGCCGAGATCGACGCGAACCCGCCCGCCTGGCTGGCGCAGTCCCGGGCCAACCGCACCGGCAAGAAGCCGGTCTGGGTCGAGCTGACGTGCGTCATCTGCGGTTTCAGCGAGCAGGCCCGCCCGAAGAAGTGGTGGCCGGAGTTCACCTACCTGAGCTGCGACGACCACGACATGCACGAGCTGCCCGAGCCCGCCGCGGGCCTCAGCCGCAGCGAGGTCTACGGCGTCGGCAGCCGCTTCATCGGCATCGTCGACGAGCGCCCCTAGCCCTCCCCGCCGCGCGGCAGGCCGGCGACCTCATCGATCGGGGCCCGCCGCACAGTGCGGCGGCCCGGATCTGTGCAGAAGCCCCCGCTCGACGTGCGAGCGGGGGCGTCTGCCGCGGCTAGTTCGCGCGGGAGCGGAAGCTCCGCAGACGCAGGCTGTTGCCGACCACGAACACGCTGGAGAACGCCATCGCGGCCCCGGCGAGCATCGGGTTGAGCAGGCCGAGCGCGGCCAGCGGGATCGCGGCCACGTTGTAGGCGAAGGCCCAGAACAGGTTCACCTTGATCGTGCCGAGCGTGCGGCGCGACAGCCGGATCGCGTCGGCCGCGCTGCGCAGGTCGCCGCGCACCAGGGTGAGGTCGGCGGCTTCGATCGCGGCATCCGTGCCCGTGCCCATCGCCAGGCCGAGGTCGGCCTGGGCGAGCGCTGCGGCGTCGTTCACGCCGTCGCCGACCATCGCCACCACGCGGCCCTCGGCCTGCAGCTGGGCGATCACGTCGACCTTGCCCTGCGGCAGCACCTCCGCGATGACCCGCTCGATTCCGACCACCGCGGCGATCTGCCGGGCGACGGCGTCGTTGTCTCCGGTCAGGAGGATGGGGGTGAGCCCCAGCCGCGTGAACTCGGCGATCGCCTCCGCGCTCGTCGGTTTGACGGCGTCCGCCACCATGAGGACTCCCCGCGCCGCCCCGTCCCAGGCGACGACGACGGCGGTCTGCCCGCGCTGCTCGGCGGCGGCCTTCGCGTCCGCGAGCTCCGCGCCCAGCGGGATCGCCCACTCGGCCAGCAGCGAGTCGCGGCCGACGAGCACGAGGTGCCCGTCGACGACGCCCTGCACGCCCTTGCCCTCGATGTTCGCGAAGGACTCCACGGCGGGCAGCGCGCCGGCCCGCTGTGTCGCACCGGCGGCGATGGCCTGGGCGATGGGGTGCTCCGAGGCGTCTTCGACGGCTCCGGCCAGACGCAGCAACTCCTCCTCGCGCGTGCCGTCGGCGACGGTCACCGCGAGCAGGGTCATCTTGCCGGTGGTGACGGTGCCCGTCTTGTCGAGCACGATGGTGTCGACGGTACGGGTCGATTCCAGCACCTCCGGGCCCTTGATCAGGATGCCGAGCTGGGCGCCGCGTCCGGTGCCGACGAGCAGCGCCGTCGGGGTGGCCAGGCCCAGCGCGCACGGGCAGGCGATGATGAGCACGGCCACGGCGGCCGTGAACGCGGCGGCGGCCGGGTAGCCGGCGCCGAGCCAGGCACCGAGCGTCGCCACGGCGATGCCGATGACGATCGGCACGAAGATGCCGGAGACGCGGTCAGCCAGGCGCTGCACCTCGGCCTTGCCCGACTGGGCGTCCTCGACGAGCTTCGCCATCTGCGCCAGCTGCGTGTCCGCACCGATGCGGGTGGCCCGGATGACGAGCCGGCCGCCGGCGTTGACGGTGGCGCCGACGACGCTGTCGCCGGGGGCGACCTCGACGGGCACCGACTCGCCGGTGAGCATGGAGGCGTCGATGGCGGAGCTGCCGTCGACGATCACGCCGTCGGTGGCGATCTTCTCGCCGGGGCGCACCACGAACTCGTCGCCGACGGCGAGGTCCTCGATCGCGATCTTCGACTCGACGCCGCCGCGCAGCACCGAGACCTCCTTCGCACCGAGCTCGAGCAGGGCGCGCATGGCGGCGCCGGCCTGGCGCTTGGAGCGCTTCTCGAAGTAGCGCCCGGCGAGCACGAACATCGTCACGCCGGCTGCCACCTCGAGGTAGATGTTGGCGGCGCCGTCGCTCGGCCCGACGGTGAGCTCGAAGGCGTGCGTCATGCCCGGCTCGCCGGCCGTGCCGAGGAACAGCGCGTAGACCGACCAGAGCAGCGCCGACAGGGTGCCGATCGAGATGAGGGTGTCCATGGTGGCCGCGCCGTGGCGCAGGTTCACCCAGGCGGCCTTGTGGAACGGCCAGGCCGCCCAGACGACGACGGGCGCGGCCAGCACGAGTGAGGCCCACTGCCAGTAGGTGAACTGCAGCGCCGGCACCATCGCGAGCAGGATCACCGGCACCGACAGCACGATGCTGCCGATGAGTCGCTGGCGGAGGCCGCGCAGCTCGGTGTCCTGGCCGGACTCGCCCTCGCCGGCGCCGCCCCGCACGGCGGCCTTCGCTGCTTTCACGGGCACCGCCGCCGTGTACCCGGTCTTCTCGACCTCGGCGATCAGCGCGGCGACGTCGAAGCCCTGCGGCGCGCTCACGCGGGCCTTCTCCGTGGCGTAGTTGACGCTCGCCGAGACGCCGTCCAGCTTGTTCAGCTTCTTCTCGATGCGCATGGCGCAGGAGGCGCAGGTCATGCCGCCGATCTCGAGCTCGACGCTCTCACTCAGTTGCACCGGCTGCTGTTCGGCGGTTGTCATGATGCCCTCCCGGATGCCGCAGGCTGCCCGATGCCCGCGCTGTGTGTCATGGTCGGCTGCTCGGTCGGGGCGCCGGCGCCCGCCGGGGCGAGCAGCTGGGCGGCGAGGAAGCTCGCGAAGAACAGGGCGACGAGCCCGGCCACATAGAGGCCGATCTTCAGCGGGGCGGTCATGCCTTCACCCGCGCGGCCGTGTAGCCGGCCTCCTCGACGGCGGCGAGGACGGCCGCGTCGTCGAGCGGCACGCTCGAGCGGACGAGGAGTCGGCCGGTGGCGGCGGAGACATCAATGGCCTCGACGTCGCTCAGCTGGTCCAACTCGCTCGCAATCGCGCGCTCACAGTGTGAGCAGGTCATTCCGGTTACCTGGTACTCGGTGTTCACTCTTCTGCACTCCTTTCGGGATACCCCCTAGGGGTATTCTCACCGACAAGGAACATCATACCCCGCACGGGTATTCCCGCGCGGCGCGAACGCCTAGCCGAGCGGCTTCCACCCCGTCGGGGTGGTGATGAGCACCCGCTTGCTCTCGGCCGCGCGGTCCTCGGCGAGCTCGACGAGCGCCTGGCCGACGTTGGCGAACGGCAGCGTGGGCAGCCCGGGCACCGAGCCGACCTTGCCGAGAGGCTTGACGGCCGCGGCGGTCAGCGGCGGCGCCTCCTTGAGGTTCACCGGGTAGGCGATGGTGTAGGTGATGCCGGATGCCGGCAGCGCGCGCTCCGCGAGCGCCTTGTCCTCGAACAGCGGCGCCGTGCCCAACCGATAGACGAGCCGGGCCAGGCCGGAGGCCTGCGCCAGCGTGTCCCCGGCGCCGAACGCCGACACCAGCACGAAGCGCGGCACGCCGGCCTGCTTCACGGCCGCGGTCATGCGCGGCAGCACGCGCTGCATGAAGTCGATCGGCTTGCGGGAGCCCATGCGGAAGGCCGGGCCGACGGCGCTGATCACGGCATCCGCGCCCGCGAATGCCTCGACCATCGCTGCCTCGTCCTCGACGCTGCCGACGACGACGCGCACGCCGAGCAGCGGCGGCACGGATTCTGGGCGGCGCGCGAATGCGACCACCTCATGGCCGGCTGCGACCGCCGCCAGCAGGGTGTGGCGGCCGATGTTTCCGGCGGCTCCGAGTACGACGATCTTCATATGGTGCTCTCCTTCTGGGATGATTCTGGTCAGTGGCCGACGGCGGCTGCGCCGGTGACGGCGGCGAGCGCCTGCAGGCAGAGGCGCGTGACGGCGTCGCGGTCGACGCCGCCAGCAGTGGAGGATGCGGCGGCGACCTGCTCGACGAAGCCGAGCCAGCCACCGATCGCGAGGCGCGCGAGCGGGGTGTCGTCAACCCCGAGGAACTCGACCACCCGCTCGAGCTGCACGGCGTGGTTGCTCGCGGCAATCTCGTGCACGACGGCCGGCGCGGAGGCGCGCGGTACGTAGAGCTCGCGCAGGCCGCCGCCGCTGGCCGCGAAGTGGTCGAGGTAGGCCCCGAGCGCGCGCTCCAGGTTCTCGCGCGGCGAGAGTACGGGGTCGGGGGCCGTCGCCGCCAGCAGCACCTCGGCCTCCCGCCGCAGCACGGCGTCCAGCAGCGCGTCCTTGCCCGGGAAGTAGTGGTAGACGAGCGCCCGGGTGACCCCGGCCTGCTCGGCGATGTCGCGCACGGACACGGCCTCGAAGCCGTCCCGACCGAAGTGCCGGGCGGCCACGCGCAGGATCTGCTCCCGCCGGCCGTCCGGGGTCAACCGCGCGGCATCCGCCTTGTTTGACATGTGTCAAACCTAAAACACTGTTTGACAGCCGTCAAATTGAGCGCGGATGCCGTGCGGCGCTACGGCCGCAGCGACGGCAGGGGCCCTCCCCCGCGGGCGTCGGCCCACAGGTCGACCCCGGCGTCGCCGGCGAAGCCGTCGATCTCGGCGAGCTCCTCCGCGCTGAAGTCGAGCCGGTCCAGCGCCGCGACGTTCTCCTCCAGTTGGGCGACCCGGCTGGCTCCGATGACGAGGCTCGTCACCCGCTCGTCGCGCAGCGCCCAGGCCAACGCCATCTGCGCGAGCGTCTGGCCCCGGCGCCGGGCGATGGCGTCCAGACCGCGGATCCGCGCGAGCGTCGGCTCGGCGAGCATGCCGGCGCCGATCGATCCGTCAGAGGAGGCACGGGAGCCCTCCGGTACCCCGCCGAGGTACTTGCCGGTGAGCAGGCCCTGGGCCAGCGCGGTGAACCCGATCACGCCGAAGCCCTCCTCGGCGGCGACGTCGAGCAGCCCCTCGGTCTCGACCCAGCGGTTCAGCATCGAGTAGGAGGGCTGGTGGATCAGCAGCGGGGTGCCGAGCTCGCGCAGCAGCTCGGCGAGCGCGCGGCTGGCATCCGCCCCATAGGAGGAGATGCCGACGTAGAGGGCCTTGCCAGAGCGCACGGCCCGGTCGAGCGCCGCCGCGGTCTCCTCGAGCGGCGTGCCCGGGTCGGGGCGGTGCGAGTAGAAGATGTCGACGTAGTCGACGCCGAGGCGGCCGAGCGACTGGTCGAGCGAGGAGAGCAGGTGCTTGCGGCTCGCCCCGACCCCGTACGGGCCGGGCCACATGTCCCAGCCGGCCTTGGTCGAGATGACGAGCTCGTCGCGGTGCGGGGCGAGGTCGCTGGCCAGCAGCCGGCCGAAGGCGGTCTCGGCCGCGCCGTAGGGCGGGCCGTAGTTGTTGGCGAGGTCGAAGTGGGTCATGCCGAGGTCGAAGGCGCGGCGCACGATGGCCCGCTGCGCGTCGAACGAGCGGTCCTCGCCGAAATTCTGCCAGAGGCCGAGCGAGAGCACGGGCAGCTTCAGCCCCGAGCGCCCGGTGCGGCGGTAGGTCATGCGGTCGTAGCGGTCTGCAGCGGCGAGGTACGGCATGCCTCCATGCTAGCCACCGCCCGCCGCAGCCCCTCGGATGCCGCGGCCCGACGTCACCGACCGCGCACCCGGTTCGGTAACGTTGAACCTCCACTGCAGCAGCGGCAGCACAGAAACGAGACAGCATGAGCACTCCCATTCGCATCGGCATCGCCGGCTACGGCAACCTGGGGCGCGGCGTCGAATCCGCCATCGCCCAGAACGCCGACCTCGAGCTGGTGGGCGTGTTCAGCCGCCGCGACCCGGCCACCGTGCAGACCCTCCGGCCGGAGACGGCCGTCTTCGCCCAGGACGAGCTGCCCGCCCGCACCGCCGACATCGACGTGCTGATCCTCTGCGGCGGCTCGAAGAACGACCTGCCTGAGCAGTCCCCCGAGCTGGCCGCCCTGTTCAACATCGTCGACAGCTTCGACACGCACGCCCGCATCCCGGAGCACTTCGCGGCGGTCGACGCCCCCGCCCGCGCCGCCGGCAAGACCGCGCTCATCTCGTCCGGCTGGGACCCGGGCATGTTCTCGATCAACCGGGTCTACGGCGAGGCGCTGCTGCCCGACGGCGACACCTACACGTTCTGGGGCCGCGGCCTGAGCCAGGGCCACTCCGA carries:
- a CDS encoding NAD(P)-dependent oxidoreductase; protein product: MKIVVLGAAGNIGRHTLLAAVAAGHEVVAFARRPESVPPLLGVRVVVGSVEDEAAMVEAFAGADAVISAVGPAFRMGSRKPIDFMQRVLPRMTAAVKQAGVPRFVLVSAFGAGDTLAQASGLARLVYRLGTAPLFEDKALAERALPASGITYTIAYPVNLKEAPPLTAAAVKPLGKVGSVPGLPTLPFANVGQALVELAEDRAAESKRVLITTPTGWKPLG
- the mgrA gene encoding L-glyceraldehyde 3-phosphate reductase, translated to MPYLAAADRYDRMTYRRTGRSGLKLPVLSLGLWQNFGEDRSFDAQRAIVRRAFDLGMTHFDLANNYGPPYGAAETAFGRLLASDLAPHRDELVISTKAGWDMWPGPYGVGASRKHLLSSLDQSLGRLGVDYVDIFYSHRPDPGTPLEETAAALDRAVRSGKALYVGISSYGADASRALAELLRELGTPLLIHQPSYSMLNRWVETEGLLDVAAEEGFGVIGFTALAQGLLTGKYLGGVPEGSRASSDGSIGAGMLAEPTLARIRGLDAIARRRGQTLAQMALAWALRDERVTSLVIGASRVAQLEENVAALDRLDFSAEELAEIDGFAGDAGVDLWADARGGGPLPSLRP
- a CDS encoding heavy-metal-associated domain-containing protein; the encoded protein is MNTEYQVTGMTCSHCERAIASELDQLSDVEAIDVSAATGRLLVRSSVPLDDAAVLAAVEEAGYTAARVKA
- a CDS encoding heavy metal translocating P-type ATPase; the encoded protein is MTTAEQQPVQLSESVELEIGGMTCASCAMRIEKKLNKLDGVSASVNYATEKARVSAPQGFDVAALIAEVEKTGYTAAVPVKAAKAAVRGGAGEGESGQDTELRGLRQRLIGSIVLSVPVILLAMVPALQFTYWQWASLVLAAPVVVWAAWPFHKAAWVNLRHGAATMDTLISIGTLSALLWSVYALFLGTAGEPGMTHAFELTVGPSDGAANIYLEVAAGVTMFVLAGRYFEKRSKRQAGAAMRALLELGAKEVSVLRGGVESKIAIEDLAVGDEFVVRPGEKIATDGVIVDGSSAIDASMLTGESVPVEVAPGDSVVGATVNAGGRLVIRATRIGADTQLAQMAKLVEDAQSGKAEVQRLADRVSGIFVPIVIGIAVATLGAWLGAGYPAAAAFTAAVAVLIIACPCALGLATPTALLVGTGRGAQLGILIKGPEVLESTRTVDTIVLDKTGTVTTGKMTLLAVTVADGTREEELLRLAGAVEDASEHPIAQAIAAGATQRAGALPAVESFANIEGKGVQGVVDGHLVLVGRDSLLAEWAIPLGAELADAKAAAEQRGQTAVVVAWDGAARGVLMVADAVKPTSAEAIAEFTRLGLTPILLTGDNDAVARQIAAVVGIERVIAEVLPQGKVDVIAQLQAEGRVVAMVGDGVNDAAALAQADLGLAMGTGTDAAIEAADLTLVRGDLRSAADAIRLSRRTLGTIKVNLFWAFAYNVAAIPLAALGLLNPMLAGAAMAFSSVFVVGNSLRLRSFRSRAN
- a CDS encoding VOC family protein, producing MSVVLNPYLSFIDIAREAMEYYHSVFGGTLTLTTFGEMPNNAEPDEADKIMHGQIDGDHGIVLMGSDTPKHMQTEQFKNGTSISLSGDDEAVLRGYWEKLVDGGSMTVPLETSPWGAAFGMCTDRYGVDWMVNITPKAA
- a CDS encoding TetR/AcrR family transcriptional regulator, with product MSNKADAARLTPDGRREQILRVAARHFGRDGFEAVSVRDIAEQAGVTRALVYHYFPGKDALLDAVLRREAEVLLAATAPDPVLSPRENLERALGAYLDHFAASGGGLRELYVPRASAPAVVHEIAASNHAVQLERVVEFLGVDDTPLARLAIGGWLGFVEQVAAASSTAGGVDRDAVTRLCLQALAAVTGAAAVGH